In Equus przewalskii isolate Varuska chromosome 15, EquPr2, whole genome shotgun sequence, a single genomic region encodes these proteins:
- the GPX1 gene encoding glutathione peroxidase 1 — protein sequence MCAAQLAAAARRSVYAFSARPLAGGEPLSLGSLRGKVLLIENVASLUGTTVRDYTQMNELQRRLGPRGLVVLGFPCNQFGHQENAKNEEILNSLKYVRPGGGFEPNFTLFEKCEVNGAQAHPLFAFLREALPAPSDDATALMTDPKFITWSPVCRNDVAWNFEKFLVGPDGVPVRRYSRRFPTIDIEPDIEALLTQGPSCA from the exons ATGTGCGCTGCTCAGCTTGCGGCTGCCGCCCGGCGCTCGGTGTACGCCTTCTCTGCGCGCCCGCTGGCCGGCGGGGAGCCCTTGAGCCTGGGCTCCCTGCGTGGCAAGGTGCTGCTCATTGAGAATGTAGCGTCGCTCTGAGGCACAACGGTCCGGGACTACACCCAGATGAACGAGCTGCAGCGGCGCCTTGGGCCCCGCGGCCTGGTCGTGCTCGGCTTCCCGTGCAACCAGTTCGGGCATCAG GAGAACGCCAAGAACGAAGAGATCCTGAATTCCCTCAAGTACGTCCGACCTGGCGGCGGGTTCGAGCCCAACTTCACACTCTTTGAGAAGTGCGAGGTGAATGGTGCGCAGGCGCACCCGCTCTTCGCCTTCCTGCGGGAGGCTCTGCCTGCCCCCAGTGACGACGCCACTGCGCTCATGACCGACCCTAAGTTCATCACCTGGTCTCCAGTGTGCCGCAACGATGTCGCCTGGAACTTCGAGAAGTTTCTGGTGGGCCCGGACGGTGTGCCTGTGCGCAGGTACAGCCGCCGCTTTCCAACCATCGATATTGAGCCCGACATCGAAGCCCTGCTGACCCAGGGGCCCAGCTGTGCCTAG
- the RHOA gene encoding transforming protein RhoA has translation MAAIRKKLVIVGDGACGKTCLLIVFSKDQFPEVYVPTVFENYVADIEVDGKQVELALWDTAGQEDYDRLRPLSYPDTDVILMCFSIDSPDSLENIPEKWTPEVKHFCPNVPIILVGNKKDLRNDEHTRRELAKMKQEPVKPEEGRDMANRIGAFGYMECSAKTKDGVREVFEMATRAALQARRGKKKSGCLVL, from the exons ATGGCTGCCATCAGGAAGAAACTCGTGATTGTTGGTGATGGAGCCTGTGGCAAGACTTGCTTGCTCATCGTCTTTAGCAAGGACCAGTTCCCAGAGGTGTATGTACCCACGGTGTTTGAGAACTATGTGGCAGATATCGAAGTGGATGGGAAGCAG gTAGAGTTAGCTTTGTGGGACACAGCTGGGCAGGAAGATTATGATCGCTTGAGGCCTCTCTCCTACCCAGACACCGATGTTATACTGATGTGTTTCTCCATTGACAGCCCTGATAGTTTAG AAAACATCCCAGAAAAATGGACTCCTGAAGTCAAGCATTTCTGTCCCAACGTGCCCATCATCCTGGTTGGAAACAAGAAGGATCTTCGGAATGATGAGCACACAAGGCGGGAGCTAGCCAAGATGAAGCAG gAGCCGGTAAAACCAGAAGAAGGCAGAGATATGGCAAACAGGATTGGTGCTTTTGGGTACATGGAGTGTTCAGCAAAGACCAAAGATGGAGTGAGGGAGGTTTTTGAAATGGCCACGAGAGCTGCTCTCCAAGCCAGACGTGGGAAGAAAAAATCTGGGTGCCTTGTCTTGTGA